In Gracilibacillus salitolerans, the sequence AATATGCTTTTATACCACTTCGATTGATTAGTTGGTATTGTAACTCTTCTTTTGACATTCCTGAGTCGAAGCTTAGTTGTATCAGATCTTTATTAGGAATAGAACCTGCTCGCTCAAATGAAAATGGACCATCTCCATCAAAACCATTATTAACATCAATTACCTGACCGTATTGATGTACACCAACCGTTATGCCTCCGCCCATATGCGCAATCACTAAGCAAAGATCTTGATAGTTAGCGTGCAATTGATTAGCCAGTGACCTTCCTACAGATTTCTGGTTTAGTGCATGAAAAACACTTTTTCGTTTAATGGAAGGTATTCCTGTTTTTTTAGCAATATCCAACATCTCATCCACCACAACAGGATCAACAATATAAGAATTGATATTCCATTCAGCGGCAATATCATAAGCTAATAAGGCACCAAGGTTAGAAACGTGAGTACCATTAATACTATTATTTAAATCTTCTACCATTTGCTCATTTACCAGATAGGTACCTCCTTCAATAGGACGTAATAGCCCACCACTACCACAAACTGCATGGATCGTAGAAATATCGATACCAATTGATTGAATCCTCTGGATAATAGTTTGCTTTCGTTGTTTTCGTTGCACCATTATATTCTTATCCGAATTTAAATCGTTTAAAACGACCAGCTGTTCATATAAACACTCGCCATTTTCGTATAGTGCAACTCTGGTACTTTCCACCAAAGGATTAATAACTAAAATTCGATAAATATTTATTGTCATGGAGCACCTCGCTCAATCTTATATTTATCCATCTTATAATATAAATTTCGAACAGAAACACCTAACGATTTTGCCGTTTTTGTTTTATTAAAAGCATTCTGTTGTAGAGCTAGCATGATATGATTTTTTTCAAATTGATCAATTGCAGTTTGT encodes:
- the buk gene encoding butyrate kinase, whose product is MTINIYRILVINPLVESTRVALYENGECLYEQLVVLNDLNSDKNIMVQRKQRKQTIIQRIQSIGIDISTIHAVCGSGGLLRPIEGGTYLVNEQMVEDLNNSINGTHVSNLGALLAYDIAAEWNINSYIVDPVVVDEMLDIAKKTGIPSIKRKSVFHALNQKSVGRSLANQLHANYQDLCLVIAHMGGGITVGVHQYGQVIDVNNGFDGDGPFSFERAGSIPNKDLIQLSFDSGMSKEELQYQLINRSGIKAYLDIERTADLHILWKSQPEKVKDVFDILAYQVAKEIGKMSTVVSGNVNAIALTGDLAKYDYLNQKIIEQVSWIADTHIFPGENVMLALAQGTLRVLKGIEKVKQYN